Proteins encoded together in one Bradyrhizobium sp. PSBB068 window:
- the groL gene encoding chaperonin GroEL (60 kDa chaperone family; promotes refolding of misfolded polypeptides especially under stressful conditions; forms two stacked rings of heptamers to form a barrel-shaped 14mer; ends can be capped by GroES; misfolded proteins enter the barrel where they are refolded when GroES binds), protein MAAKEVKFSVEARDKMLRGVDILANAVKVTLGPKGRNVVLEKSFGAPRITKDGVTVAKEIELEDKFENMGAQMVREVASKSADAAGDGTTTATVLAQAIVKEGAKSVAAGMNPMDLKRGIDLAVEAVVADLQKNSKKVTSNEEIAQVGTISANGDAEIGKFLADAMKKVGNEGVITVEEAKSLETELDVVEGMQFDRGYISPYFVTNADKMRVEMDDAYILINEKKLSSLNELLPLLEAVVQTGKPLVIVAEDVEGEALATLVVNRLRGGLKVAAVKAPGFGDRRKAMLQDIAILTGGQAISEDLGIKLENVTLQMLGRAKKVMIDKENTTIVNGAGKKADIDARVAQIKAQIEETTSDYDREKLQERLAKLAGGVAVIRVGGATEVEVKERKDRVDDAMHATRAAVEEGIVPGGGVALLRASEQLKGLRTKNDDQKTGVEIVRKALSAPARQIAINAGEDGSVIVGKILENKAYNHGFDSQTGDYADLVKKGIIDPTKVVRTAIQNAASVAALLITTEAMVAELPKKNAGGPAMPPGGGMGGMDF, encoded by the coding sequence ATGGCAGCTAAAGAAGTCAAATTCTCCGTCGAGGCGCGCGACAAGATGCTGCGCGGCGTCGACATCCTCGCCAACGCGGTGAAGGTCACGCTCGGCCCGAAGGGCCGCAACGTCGTGCTCGAGAAGTCGTTCGGCGCTCCCCGCATCACCAAGGACGGCGTCACCGTCGCCAAGGAGATCGAGCTCGAGGACAAGTTCGAGAACATGGGCGCCCAGATGGTGCGCGAAGTCGCCTCCAAGTCCGCTGACGCGGCCGGCGACGGCACCACCACGGCGACCGTGCTCGCCCAGGCGATCGTGAAGGAAGGCGCCAAGTCGGTCGCCGCCGGCATGAACCCGATGGACCTGAAGCGCGGTATCGACCTCGCGGTCGAAGCCGTCGTTGCGGACTTGCAGAAGAACTCGAAGAAGGTCACCTCGAACGAGGAGATCGCCCAGGTCGGCACCATTTCGGCCAACGGCGATGCCGAGATCGGCAAGTTTCTCGCAGACGCCATGAAGAAGGTCGGCAACGAGGGCGTGATCACGGTCGAGGAAGCCAAGTCGCTCGAGACCGAGCTCGACGTCGTCGAGGGCATGCAGTTCGACCGCGGCTACATCTCGCCCTACTTCGTCACCAACGCCGACAAGATGCGCGTTGAGATGGACGACGCCTACATCCTGATCAACGAGAAGAAGCTCTCCTCGCTGAACGAGCTGCTGCCGCTGCTCGAGGCCGTGGTGCAGACCGGCAAGCCGCTGGTCATCGTCGCTGAAGACGTCGAAGGCGAAGCGCTCGCCACCCTCGTCGTCAACCGCCTGCGTGGCGGCTTGAAGGTCGCGGCCGTCAAGGCTCCGGGCTTCGGCGATCGCCGCAAGGCCATGCTGCAGGACATCGCGATCCTGACCGGCGGTCAGGCCATCTCGGAAGACCTCGGCATCAAGCTCGAGAACGTCACGCTGCAGATGCTCGGTCGCGCCAAGAAGGTGATGATCGACAAGGAGAACACCACGATCGTCAACGGCGCCGGCAAGAAGGCCGACATCGACGCCCGCGTCGCCCAGATCAAGGCGCAGATCGAGGAAACCACCTCGGACTACGACCGTGAGAAGCTGCAGGAGCGTCTCGCCAAGCTCGCAGGCGGCGTCGCGGTGATCCGCGTCGGCGGCGCGACCGAAGTCGAGGTGAAGGAGCGCAAGGATCGCGTTGATGACGCGATGCATGCGACCCGCGCGGCTGTCGAGGAAGGCATCGTCCCGGGCGGCGGCGTCGCCCTGCTCCGTGCCTCCGAGCAGCTCAAGGGCCTGCGCACCAAGAACGACGACCAGAAGACCGGCGTCGAGATCGTGCGCAAGGCGCTGTCGGCTCCGGCTCGCCAGATCGCGATCAACGCCGGTGAAGACGGTTCGGTGATCGTCGGCAAGATCCTGGAGAACAAGGCCTACAATCACGGCTTCGACTCCCAGACCGGCGACTATGCCGACCTCGTCAAGAAGGGCATCATCGACCCGACCAAGGTCGTCCGCACCGCGATCCAGAACGCTGCCTCGGTTGCCGCGCTGCTGATCACCACGGAAGCGATGGTTGCCGAGCTGCCGAAGAAGAACGCCGGCGGCCCCGCGATGCCTCCGGGCGGCGGCATGGGCGGCATGGACTTCTAA
- a CDS encoding trypsin-like peptidase domain-containing protein has product MDLSKAYDLTSLAILLDCSAKQLGYYVYKRDLATQYKQFQIKKRSGGARIIKAPATNLKIIQRSIVRELERLVRFKPCVTGFVKGRDIKRNAVLHVGQRHVLNVDLQDFFNTINYGRVYGLLTKKPYGIAPKVAAAIAKACTLDNALPQGAPTSPILSNLICAKMDAELSRYALANKCIYTRYADDLTFSTNRQFMPMAALNLNSDGTPITELARPLREIIEANGFVINERKVRLSTRGRRQVVTGLVVNERVNVRRSAIREARALLHAWRKFGLVKASSVFNEKFGGAGRDFEAVVRGKIGFIGQIRGRPDESFKKLALEFNKLTANGKIRTALSRSEIAAQAIWVIEHDGDSQGTAFFLDGVGIVTCAHCLGENPFIYHPSDHTKRFKLKVRAEDKHRDLAILYVPVELENVVPLSAYKGVALANGADVSLWGYPNHFAATPIRMERGKLIRSFVKSAVSYLEISPKIIGGNSGGPVLNDGYQVIGIAAVGFGGSTKFTGVEFMAVNGIELSALLSK; this is encoded by the coding sequence ATGGACCTTTCTAAGGCTTACGACCTCACATCATTAGCGATCCTTCTTGATTGTTCCGCGAAGCAGCTTGGATACTACGTTTATAAGCGCGACCTCGCTACGCAATACAAGCAGTTTCAAATCAAAAAGAGGAGCGGAGGCGCTAGAATTATCAAGGCGCCTGCCACGAATCTCAAGATAATCCAGCGAAGCATTGTGCGTGAACTCGAGAGGCTTGTTCGCTTCAAGCCATGCGTTACCGGCTTTGTGAAGGGGCGCGACATAAAGCGGAATGCTGTGCTCCATGTAGGTCAGCGTCATGTACTGAACGTCGATCTTCAAGACTTTTTCAATACTATCAACTACGGTCGCGTCTATGGCTTGTTGACCAAGAAGCCCTACGGGATAGCACCAAAAGTCGCGGCGGCGATCGCTAAGGCTTGCACGCTCGATAATGCTCTTCCCCAGGGTGCCCCAACTTCACCGATCCTCTCGAACCTCATTTGCGCAAAAATGGACGCAGAGCTGAGTCGATATGCTCTTGCTAACAAGTGCATTTACACCCGCTACGCTGATGATTTGACGTTTTCGACTAATCGACAATTCATGCCGATGGCCGCGCTGAACCTCAACTCGGACGGGACACCGATCACTGAACTGGCAAGACCTCTTCGCGAAATAATCGAAGCTAATGGCTTCGTCATCAATGAGCGCAAAGTTCGGTTGTCGACTCGAGGTCGTCGTCAGGTCGTTACGGGCCTTGTCGTAAATGAGCGCGTCAACGTACGGCGCAGCGCGATCCGGGAAGCTCGAGCGTTGCTTCACGCTTGGAGGAAATTTGGCCTTGTAAAAGCGAGCAGCGTCTTCAACGAAAAATTCGGGGGAGCGGGACGAGACTTCGAGGCGGTAGTTCGTGGTAAGATTGGCTTTATTGGACAGATCCGAGGTCGACCCGACGAGTCATTCAAGAAGCTTGCGCTGGAGTTCAATAAGCTGACTGCCAACGGAAAGATTCGAACTGCGCTTAGCAGGTCCGAGATTGCTGCACAGGCCATATGGGTTATCGAGCATGACGGCGATTCTCAGGGAACCGCTTTCTTCCTGGACGGCGTAGGTATCGTTACATGTGCCCACTGCCTCGGTGAGAATCCTTTCATTTACCATCCTTCCGATCATACTAAGCGCTTCAAATTAAAGGTTAGGGCGGAGGATAAGCATCGGGACCTTGCTATTCTTTATGTTCCAGTCGAATTGGAGAATGTTGTCCCGCTCTCGGCATACAAGGGCGTCGCTCTGGCGAACGGTGCCGATGTCAGCCTGTGGGGATACCCAAACCATTTTGCTGCTACTCCCATACGTATGGAACGTGGCAAGCTCATTCGCTCGTTTGTGAAGAGCGCAGTTTCCTATTTGGAGATATCGCCCAAGATTATCGGCGGAAACAGTGGTGGTCCGGTCTTGAATGACGGCTATCAAGTAATTGGCATTGCCGCGGTTGGCTTTGGTGGTTCAACTAAGTTCACTGGTGTCGAATTCATGGCAGTTAACGGAATTGAGCTTTCGGCGCTGCTGAGTAAGTAA
- the groES gene encoding co-chaperone GroES: MKFRPLHDRVVVKRIDAEEKTAGGIIIPDSAKEKPSQGEVIAVGPGGRDEAGKLIPIDVKVGDRVLFGKWSGTEVKIDGEDLLIMKESDIMGVLDVPASKKKAA; this comes from the coding sequence ATGAAATTCCGTCCGCTTCACGACCGCGTCGTGGTCAAGCGCATCGACGCCGAAGAGAAGACTGCTGGCGGCATCATCATTCCGGACAGTGCCAAGGAAAAGCCCTCGCAGGGTGAAGTCATCGCCGTTGGCCCGGGTGGCCGCGATGAAGCTGGCAAGCTGATCCCCATCGACGTCAAGGTCGGCGATCGCGTCCTGTTCGGCAAGTGGTCGGGCACCGAGGTCAAGATCGACGGCGAAGACCTGCTGATCATGAAGGAAAGCGACATCATGGGCGTGCTCGACGTCCCCGCTTCCAAGAAGAAGGCGGCCTAA
- a CDS encoding GIY-YIG nuclease family protein: MAYYVYLLASDKYGTLYLGVTNDVVRRVHEHKSKTVKGFTKRYAVDKLVWFEIYDDVLTAIAREKELKKSRRDWKIRLIEEKNPQWIDLYPEIAAGHLG, from the coding sequence ATGGCCTACTACGTCTACCTGCTCGCAAGCGACAAATATGGCACGCTCTATCTCGGCGTGACCAACGATGTCGTGCGCCGCGTCCACGAGCACAAGAGCAAGACGGTCAAGGGCTTCACCAAGCGATACGCCGTCGACAAACTTGTCTGGTTCGAGATCTACGATGATGTACTGACGGCGATCGCGCGTGAGAAGGAATTGAAGAAGTCGCGGCGCGACTGGAAGATCAGGTTGATCGAAGAGAAGAACCCACAGTGGATCGATCTGTATCCGGAAATTGCCGCCGGACATCTTGGATGA
- a CDS encoding LysR family transcriptional regulator, with protein sequence MNWDDLRIIAAVRDEGTYAGASARLRIDETTVGRRLARIERALGLRLFEAADGVRKPTRQCDVVLAHIQAMAVHAEEIGRVGDSLPGPVGRLRVASTNAIAEEVLAPRTGALLRANPGLTLQFLTSSDNVKFSRWEADLAIRLRKPDKGDFAISKLGEVRLYFFEPAATSAADAVTCAYPDELGAIPEMQFLRAKRLRARCVTDNVRIIHKIIQSHQAVGVLPEHSCADLLTDRRLRATLLPKRRDVWLLVQSHLKRDAATRVTIDWLRGCFQDVARSG encoded by the coding sequence ATGAACTGGGACGACCTTCGGATCATCGCGGCGGTCAGGGACGAGGGCACCTATGCCGGCGCCAGCGCGCGGCTGCGCATCGACGAGACCACGGTCGGCCGCCGCCTGGCGCGGATCGAGCGCGCGCTTGGGCTCCGCCTGTTCGAGGCGGCCGACGGCGTCCGCAAGCCGACCCGGCAGTGCGACGTCGTGCTCGCACATATCCAGGCGATGGCCGTGCATGCCGAGGAGATCGGCCGGGTCGGCGACAGCCTGCCGGGCCCGGTCGGCCGGCTGCGCGTCGCCTCCACCAACGCGATCGCGGAGGAAGTGCTGGCGCCGCGCACCGGCGCATTGCTGCGCGCCAATCCGGGCCTCACGCTGCAATTCCTGACTTCGAGCGACAACGTCAAATTCTCGCGCTGGGAGGCCGATCTCGCCATCCGCCTGCGCAAGCCCGACAAGGGCGATTTCGCGATCTCGAAGCTTGGCGAAGTCAGGCTGTATTTCTTCGAGCCGGCCGCGACGTCGGCGGCAGACGCGGTGACTTGCGCCTATCCGGACGAACTCGGCGCAATTCCCGAGATGCAGTTCCTGCGCGCCAAGCGGCTTCGCGCGCGCTGCGTCACCGACAATGTCCGCATCATCCACAAGATCATCCAGTCGCATCAGGCGGTCGGCGTGCTGCCGGAGCATAGTTGCGCGGACCTTTTGACCGATCGCCGTCTGCGCGCCACGCTGCTACCGAAGCGGCGCGACGTCTGGCTGCTGGTGCAGAGCCATCTCAAGCGCGATGCGGCAACGCGCGTCACCATCGACTGGCTGCGCGGTTGCTTTCAGGATGTCGCGCGCAGCGGGTGA
- a CDS encoding glutathione S-transferase N-terminal domain-containing protein — protein sequence MLELYFSPMACSLASRIALMEAGIEARYRMVQLWTKKVLEDDGDFRAVAPKGAVPVLVLENGERLTESAAVLQYIADRKPELGLAPPPGDPDRYRLQEWLSFTGTEIHKGFLFPTFWYKDDASLAKPRARIGPTLSVPAAHLAHREFLVGNRFTVADAHLAWALLLLRAAGVDVAQWPSLADYLSRIQARPQVKAAVGIEMQLWKTVAA from the coding sequence ATGCTCGAGCTCTATTTCTCGCCGATGGCCTGCTCCCTCGCCAGCCGCATCGCATTGATGGAGGCCGGCATCGAGGCGCGCTATCGCATGGTGCAGCTCTGGACCAAGAAGGTGCTCGAGGACGATGGCGACTTCCGCGCCGTCGCACCGAAGGGCGCAGTGCCGGTGCTGGTGCTCGAGAACGGCGAACGGCTGACCGAGAGCGCGGCGGTGCTGCAATACATCGCCGACCGCAAGCCCGAACTCGGCCTGGCGCCTCCGCCGGGCGATCCGGATCGCTACCGCCTGCAGGAATGGCTGAGTTTCACCGGCACGGAGATCCACAAGGGATTCCTGTTTCCGACCTTCTGGTACAAGGACGACGCATCGCTTGCCAAACCGCGCGCCCGGATCGGGCCGACCTTGTCGGTGCCAGCAGCGCATCTGGCGCACCGCGAATTCCTGGTTGGGAACCGCTTCACGGTTGCTGACGCGCACCTCGCCTGGGCCCTGCTGCTGCTCCGCGCCGCCGGCGTCGACGTCGCGCAATGGCCGTCACTGGCAGACTATCTCTCGCGCATCCAGGCACGGCCGCAGGTCAAGGCCGCGGTCGGCATCGAGATGCAGTTGTGGAAGACGGTCGCGGCGTGA
- a CDS encoding DUF2778 domain-containing protein, protein MLPQHFLGSAAVAGLVLGCAWTVYANIFAANVYPSVGNASFDAPVVKRPVAAAARPAPAFNEVFASLTPAPAAPAKTEVAKTEVAKTEVATSEALAPSLMFNDRFAAATPEGVASSVVADAAPQIDPIKQAAAPKVVATARAVATAELAETSKPLPAPKSVETAKKQAAANLQVALNDPTVNVQPKGVEAKPAEAKQAAKSGGVRDMAARAKAAVMSIASSERQTMVEKLWGKRESSGGLLSFASADANVTGSIPSTLDQNPMLGGSPPYDRQTAVYDISAKTVYLPDGTRLEAHSGLGSRLDDPRSSHLKMVGVTPPHIYELKPREALFHGVPALRLNPIGGEGKIFNRDGLLAHTFMLGPNGDSNGCVSFKDYYAFLDAYRNKGIRRLAVLARIQ, encoded by the coding sequence ATCCTCCCTCAGCATTTCCTCGGCAGCGCCGCGGTGGCGGGGCTGGTGCTTGGCTGCGCCTGGACGGTCTACGCCAACATCTTTGCCGCGAACGTCTATCCGTCGGTTGGCAATGCGTCGTTCGATGCGCCTGTCGTGAAGCGGCCGGTCGCCGCTGCCGCGCGGCCGGCACCGGCGTTTAACGAGGTGTTCGCGTCCCTGACGCCGGCACCGGCGGCGCCCGCAAAGACTGAGGTTGCCAAGACTGAGGTTGCAAAGACCGAGGTCGCGACGTCGGAAGCCCTGGCCCCGTCACTCATGTTTAACGATCGGTTTGCGGCCGCCACGCCGGAGGGCGTCGCATCCAGCGTGGTGGCTGACGCCGCTCCGCAGATCGACCCGATCAAGCAGGCCGCTGCACCCAAGGTCGTTGCGACGGCGAGGGCGGTGGCGACCGCGGAGCTCGCCGAGACATCGAAGCCGCTGCCAGCCCCGAAATCGGTCGAGACCGCCAAGAAGCAAGCCGCCGCCAATCTGCAGGTGGCGCTCAACGATCCCACCGTCAACGTTCAGCCCAAGGGCGTTGAGGCGAAGCCGGCCGAAGCCAAGCAGGCCGCGAAATCCGGCGGCGTCCGCGACATGGCCGCGCGCGCCAAGGCCGCGGTGATGTCGATCGCATCGAGCGAGCGGCAGACCATGGTCGAGAAGCTGTGGGGCAAACGCGAGTCGAGCGGCGGGCTGCTGTCGTTTGCCTCCGCCGATGCCAACGTCACCGGCAGCATTCCCTCGACGCTGGACCAGAACCCGATGCTCGGCGGCTCGCCGCCCTATGACCGCCAGACCGCGGTGTACGACATCTCGGCGAAGACCGTGTATCTGCCCGACGGCACGCGCCTCGAGGCGCATTCGGGTCTCGGCTCGCGGCTCGACGATCCCCGATCCTCGCATCTGAAGATGGTCGGCGTGACGCCGCCGCACATTTACGAACTCAAGCCGCGCGAGGCGCTGTTCCACGGCGTGCCGGCACTGCGGCTCAATCCGATCGGCGGCGAGGGCAAGATCTTCAACCGCGACGGCCTGCTCGCGCACACCTTCATGCTCGGTCCGAACGGCGACTCCAACGGTTGCGTCTCGTTCAAGGACTACTACGCGTTCCTCGACGCCTACCGCAACAAGGGCATCCGCCGCCTCGCGGTGCTCGCGCGGATCCAGTAG
- a CDS encoding cysteine hydrolase: protein MSSAKTLMQLAGIDLTPPRLGDACLVLIDIQNEYLAGPLALPDASPAIARATALLGRARESGAKIIHIAHKGAPGSLFDRDAERGAIVAQLEPRPGEIVIEKQLPNAFAGTELNVQLAATGRKELVLAGFMTHMCVSSTARAALDLGFRTTIDAESCATRDLPDGKGGTIAARLIHDVALAELSDRFAIIARGNALA, encoded by the coding sequence ATGTCGTCAGCCAAGACCTTGATGCAGCTCGCCGGTATCGACCTCACCCCGCCGCGCCTCGGCGATGCCTGCCTGGTGTTGATCGACATCCAGAACGAATATCTCGCAGGTCCCTTGGCCCTGCCCGACGCCAGCCCGGCGATTGCGCGCGCCACCGCATTGCTCGGTCGCGCACGGGAAAGCGGCGCCAAGATCATCCACATCGCGCACAAGGGAGCGCCGGGCAGCCTGTTCGATCGCGACGCGGAGCGCGGCGCGATCGTGGCGCAGCTCGAGCCGCGGCCCGGCGAGATCGTGATCGAGAAGCAATTGCCGAACGCCTTCGCCGGCACCGAGCTCAATGTGCAGCTGGCCGCGACCGGCCGCAAGGAGTTGGTGCTCGCCGGCTTCATGACCCATATGTGCGTGAGCTCGACCGCGCGCGCCGCGCTCGATCTCGGCTTCCGCACCACGATCGACGCCGAGAGCTGCGCCACCCGCGACCTGCCCGACGGCAAGGGCGGCACGATTGCGGCGAGGCTGATTCACGACGTCGCGCTCGCCGAATTGTCCGACCGCTTCGCGATCATCGCCCGCGGCAACGCGCTCGCCTGA
- a CDS encoding AMP nucleosidase, whose product MHPAPLIETPPPITTQAFGDGAAAVARLEEIYERNTGFLRNRFEAYVNGVPFTTRVRAHYPFVRITTSSHARLDSRLAYGFVAGPGIHETSITRPDIFRTYLTEQIGLLIKNHGVAVEIGESGEPIPIHFAYRRDINIEAALTVADSSAFTRSLRDIFDTPDLAAMDDAIADGTFELTPGTPEPLALFRAARVDYSLRRLYHYTGTDPEHFQNFVIFTNYQFYVDAFAQSSLQRLAAGEEGIEAFVAPGNVITRNALAGGGTTGAASERTPQMPAFHLVESGYRGITLINIGIGPSNARNITDHVAVLRPHAWLMIGHCAGLRNTQRLGDYVLAHGYVREDHVLDHELPLWVPIPALAEMQVALEEAVGEVTGLTGFELKRLMRTGTVASVDNRNWEISGPQVIRRMSQSRSIALDMESATIAANGYRFRVPYGTLLCVSDKPLHGEIKLAGMASEFYRQRVGQHLQIGLKALERLKQQESERLHSRKLRSFAEVAFQ is encoded by the coding sequence ATGCATCCTGCTCCGCTCATCGAAACCCCGCCGCCGATCACGACCCAAGCGTTCGGCGATGGGGCAGCCGCGGTTGCCCGTCTCGAAGAGATCTACGAGCGCAACACCGGCTTCCTGCGCAATCGCTTCGAGGCCTATGTCAACGGCGTGCCCTTCACGACGCGGGTCCGCGCGCATTATCCCTTCGTCCGCATCACGACCTCGTCGCATGCGAGGCTCGATTCGCGGCTTGCCTACGGCTTCGTCGCGGGGCCCGGCATCCATGAGACCAGCATCACGCGGCCGGACATCTTCCGGACCTACCTCACCGAGCAGATCGGGCTGCTGATCAAGAACCATGGCGTGGCGGTCGAGATCGGCGAGTCCGGCGAGCCGATCCCGATTCATTTCGCCTACCGGCGCGACATCAATATCGAGGCGGCGCTGACCGTTGCCGACAGCTCGGCGTTCACGCGATCGCTGCGCGACATCTTCGATACGCCTGATCTCGCGGCGATGGACGATGCGATCGCCGACGGCACGTTCGAGCTGACGCCGGGGACGCCCGAGCCGCTGGCCCTGTTCCGCGCCGCGCGGGTCGATTACTCGCTGCGCCGGCTCTACCACTACACCGGCACCGACCCCGAGCATTTCCAGAATTTCGTGATCTTCACCAACTACCAGTTCTATGTCGACGCCTTCGCGCAATCGAGCCTGCAACGGCTCGCGGCGGGCGAGGAAGGGATCGAAGCCTTCGTCGCGCCCGGCAATGTGATCACGCGCAACGCGCTGGCCGGCGGCGGCACTACGGGGGCGGCATCGGAGCGCACCCCGCAGATGCCGGCGTTTCATCTCGTCGAGTCCGGCTATCGCGGCATCACCCTGATCAATATCGGGATCGGTCCGTCGAACGCGCGCAACATCACCGATCACGTTGCGGTGCTGCGGCCGCATGCCTGGCTGATGATCGGGCATTGCGCGGGCCTCCGCAACACGCAGCGGCTCGGCGACTACGTGCTGGCTCATGGCTATGTCCGCGAGGATCACGTGCTCGATCACGAGCTGCCGCTCTGGGTGCCGATCCCCGCATTGGCGGAAATGCAGGTCGCGCTCGAGGAGGCGGTCGGCGAGGTGACCGGGCTCACCGGTTTCGAGCTCAAGCGGCTGATGCGGACGGGCACGGTCGCCAGCGTCGACAACCGCAACTGGGAGATCAGCGGACCGCAGGTGATCCGGCGGATGTCACAGTCGCGCTCCATCGCGCTCGACATGGAATCGGCGACGATCGCCGCCAACGGCTATCGCTTCCGGGTGCCCTACGGTACGCTGCTGTGCGTCTCCGACAAGCCGCTGCATGGCGAGATCAAGCTCGCGGGCATGGCCAGCGAGTTCTATCGCCAGCGCGTCGGCCAGCATCTCCAGATCGGCCTCAAGGCGCTGGAGCGGCTCAAGCAGCAGGAATCCGAGCGGCTGCATTCGCGCAAGCTGCGCAGCTTCGCCGAGGTCGCGTTTCAGTAG